ACGTTCTGCCGTCTTGACGAGCTTGGCTTGGTCGCGACCGGCCAGCGGCTCGAGCCGGGCGGGCGGTGCTGGCATGCCGGGTCGTTGAGCCCGACCAGTGGTGTCACGAGTGTGGCTGCCAGGGCCGCGCCCCCGGGGGGGCGATGGCTGCCGGCTCGCGCGCGAGCGGCTGGGCTGGCGACTGACCGTGCTGGAGGTCGTGGTGCGTCGCTACCGGTGCGCCGGCTGCAGGCGGGTATGGCGCCAAGACACCACCGCTGCCGCTGAGCCGGGGGCCAAGCTCTCCCGGCGTGGCCTGCGGTGGGCGCTGGAGGGTCTGGTGGTGCAACCCCTGTCTGTCGCCCGGGTCACTGAGGGGCTCGCGGTCGCATAGGACACCGTCAACGACGACGTCCTGGCCGAGGGCCGCCGGAGGCTGATCGGTGACCCTGCCCGGTTCAACGGGGTCACCGCGATCGGGGTCGATGAACACGTGTGGCGCCACACCCGGCGAGGCGACCGCTACGTCACCGTGATCATCGACCTGACCGGCATCCGCGACGGCACCGGCACCGCTCGGCTGCTCGACATGGTCCACGGACGCTCGAAGTCAGCGTTCAAGACCTGGCTAACCCAGCGCCCGCAGACCTGGCGCGACGCCGTGGAGGTCGTCGCGATGGACGGCTTCACCGGGTCTAAGACCGCCACCACCGAGGAACTGCCCGACGCGGTCGCTGCGATGGACCCCTTCCACGTCGTCCCGCTGGCCGCGAGGCGCTGGATGTGTTTCGGCGTCGAGTCCAGCAAGCCGCGTTCGGGCACCGCGGCCCGCCGCGGCGACCCGCTCTTCGCCGCGCGGCGCACGGACTTGAGCTGGCCGCTGGTGCATTGCTGACCGTGTCAGAGGCGTAACCGCCGGATCGCTGCAATGCTGATCGGCGCCAGCGTGAGGTGGCAGATCGCGAGGGCGATGGTGCTGATGACGTCAAGGTCTACCGGGATCGTCATAATCCCGATAGTGGCGATGGCCAGCACCGGTGCGACCACGATCGCGGCTCGCGCGATCCATGGCAGGCGCGGGACAAGAAGCGCAACGATGCTCAGTCCGAGCCCTAGGGGGACCGCGGAGAAGCCGGCTACCGTGATTGCGTCGACCTGGGCGCTGCTGTTGCCCTGGGTGAAGGCGAATTCACCGCCCGCGATCCGGCCGAGGGTGTAGACAAGGAGGTTGAGGGCGACAGCAGCAGCTACCGCGGCGAGGACCACGACGCCACGCGATCGGATCCCGGCCCGCGTGCTAGGCGATTCGAGGGCGGTCATCGGATGCTCCTCGGCTTGTTGCCCCCGAGGTAGGCAGCGAGCCGGTCCAGGGCGCCGATCCACACCTCACTGGCGAAGAAGTCGCGGACCTCTGGGGCAGGGAAGCCAGTCTGGTGGACCGACATCAGCGTCGCGTCGCCGTCGGCCTCGAAGGTGACGGTGATGCGGGTCGTCATCGTCTGTCCGTCCGGGGAGGTCCCGACGGATTCGGTGACCAGGCGGTGCGGTCGGTCGATCTCCAGGAACGTCTGGGTCTCGCGGAAGAGCATGTCCACGCTGGGACCCCACACGGCGGTCTGTTGGCCGCCCACACGAAGGTCGACCTTGATCTCGACGATGCCCGGTTCTTCGTCAAGGATCGAGAACCAAATCTTCTGCTTCTCCGCGTCGGTGTAGGCGTCGAACACCTCTTCCGGGGAGGCCGGCAGGCGTCGCGAGGTGCGCAGCTCGACATCGTTGGCAGTGTGTGGGTCGGTCATCGTTCGGTTCCTTTCAGCAGGGTGAAGTAGGTGTCCAGACCGTCAAGTCGGCGCTCCCACAGACGCTGGTAGGAGGAGATCCACGACATCGCGTCGTCCAATCGCTCCGCGCCGAGCCGACAATGGCGCGAGCGCCCGATCTTCTCTGTGCTCACGAGCCCGGCTTCCTCGAGCACGTGGAGGTGCTTCTTGATGGCCGTGATCGAGACCCCGAAGGGCTCGGCCAGCTCCGTCACCGTCGCGGGGCCACGGCCCAGCGACTCCAACACCGCCCGGCGGGTGGGGTCCGAAAGCGCTTTAAACACTCGGTCGAGGTCCGCTTGTTGAACCATATGGTGCAGCATCGCACGTTGAACCATATGGGTCAACGTCACAGGCGCACATCCACGGTGGCGCCGACCGTGGTCGCAGGACGACAGGTCCCGAAGTGACCCGATGCGGGATGGGCTCGCGGAGCGACCCGGTGCGGTGATCGCGGGACTGGCAGGGGATGGCTGACGTGCTTTCCGCAGTTGCTCTCAATGCGGTGTTCCGTGCTTCAGCCCAGGGCAGGATGCGCAGACACGCTCCGCTGCTCCCAGTGTTGGACGGCGGTGACACGTGCCTGGTTCACGGAGGTGGGGCATCGTCAGCGACGTTCGTGCCATAGGGCCAGGTCGGTGCGCGAGGTCAGGTTGAGCTTCGACAGAATTCGGCTGATGTGGTTCTCGACGGTGCGCTCCGACAAGGTGAGGCGCCGCGCGATCGCGGCATTGCTCATCCCTTGGGCGACCAGCGCCGTCACCTCGGCCTCGCGAGGAGTGAGTACCGGGTCTTGCTCGCTCGCCCCGAGCAATGCGTCGAGTTGGTCGAGCAGCGGCGCCATTCCGAGTCGCCGGGCGAGCTCAAGGGCGCCATGGGCGTGCTCGCGGCGGGCGCGCGAGCGGGTCGGCTCGACGGCGGCGAGCTCGGCGAGCACGTACGCCTTTGACGGGAGTGCGTGGATCTCCTCGGCCATGGCGAGTGCCGCCCGCAGGTGCTGTTCTGCCGCCGTCAGGTCGCCGAGCACTCTGGCTAGGCGGCCGAGAACTAGGGCTACGGGGCCCTGGTAGGGCGCGTGGGCGTGAGGGACAACGTGCTGGTGCTCGTAGGGCAGGAGTGCGGCGTAGAGTTTCGCCGCGTTGGCCTCATCACCGAGCCAAGCGCAGACGTCCGCGGCGTCTGTGATCGCCATTAAGAACTCCGGCGCCTCGACCGGCACTGCCGCGACGTGGGCTGCGAGCCCATGCCACTCGTCGGCGGCCTCCGCGCGGAGGCCGGCACTCTTGAGCGCCACGCACAGCCAGGTGCGTGCGACGTACGGGAGGTGCTCGACCTGCTCCTGCACCCCTTCGAGTACTTCCTTCACCGCGCCCTGATGGCGTGCGGCCTCGAACGTGAACGGCAGCCGCAGGAACGCCGCGTCGCTGTGCTCTCCGCCGACCCGGGCAGCGTCCTCGGCAAGGCGTACGACATCGTTGAATCGGCCATCCAGGAGTGCCTGTGAGGCCCGCACCAGGAGCACCCTCGACTGCCAGGCCGGACCCAAGCGCTCGGCAAGCACAGTCAGTGCCGCTAGCTCGCCCAACAGCTCGACCCGTTGGCCGTTGGCGGCGTGAACGTCCATTGACCACAGCCGGCCCCAGGCCTGCATCTCCCGGTCGCTCGCGGTCAGTCCCAGCGTGACCGCGCGGCGTGCGAGCGCCAAGCGGTCGGCCGCCCGCAGCGGGTCCTGTAGAGCTGCGACGCGCGCCTGGATCTCGATGAACTCGAGCTCCGCATCGAACCCCGCTTCGACCTCGACTAGATCTTTTGCGCGGAACACGTCGCGGGTCGCCTCGACCTGGGCCACCACCCGCGCCGCTTCCCCCTGCCCTGCTGGTCCGACGCTCGTCAACAGCGCGAGCGCCTCGCTGGCCAGCGCATGCACACGCGCGCGAAGCAGCGGATCGACTGGCCGGCGGACCAACGTGGCCGCAGCCGCCACCAGCGACGGGTCGGTGCTCTTGGTGCAACTCTCGACCACCGCGACGCAGCTGCGCACGGCCTCCGCCACGGCACCCGCGGCGTACTGCTCGCGAGCCCGGTCGAGCTGCTCCTGGAGATCGTCCTCCATATGCACCACGGTAGGGCTCGCGACGCCGAGCTGTCGCCGCCATTGTTGAGGGGCCCGTTTGAGTGGTTCCCCTCATGTGCTCCCGGCACCGGTCCTCCTAGCGTCGACAGCACTCGGCCGTGCCGATCCCAGCCGATCCCAGCCGATCCCAGGAGGACCACCATGACGACCCACTCCGTGCAACCGACTCCCGCAACCCAGCCGCTGCGACCCGATCTGCGCGTCGCCCTGGCACCGGGCTTGCTCATGATCTTCGCCGGTGCTGTGCAGGGCGATGGCGCCATCATCACGGCGATCTACCGCAATGTTTCACCGATCTCCGACGAGCAGCTGTCCTTCCCGTGGGACGGCGCCACCGCGATCACCACGTCACTGATCTGGGGCATCACCCAGGTTCTGATCGTGATCGGCCTCACGGCTTTCGCTCGCAGCGGCGCGGCGCCCACCACAGCCGGTCGAGTCGGAGGACGGCTCGCCGTGGCGGGCGCCGTGCTGTACGTCATTGCCCACGCGCTGTCGCTGGTCGCCTACGACGCGGCTCTCGACGACCCGATCTCCGTCGCCGTGCTGTCGTGCTTCGGCATCGGCACGCTGCTCACCGCGGTCGGCCTGGTCATCGCCGGCACGGCGACACTACGGTCGGGCGCCTGGTCGGGCTGGCGCCGGTACACACCGCTCATCCTCGGAGCCTGGATGGTCGCGATGATGCCG
Above is a genomic segment from Nocardioides okcheonensis containing:
- a CDS encoding DUF6069 family protein translates to MTALESPSTRAGIRSRGVVVLAAVAAAVALNLLVYTLGRIAGGEFAFTQGNSSAQVDAITVAGFSAVPLGLGLSIVALLVPRLPWIARAAIVVAPVLAIATIGIMTIPVDLDVISTIALAICHLTLAPISIAAIRRLRL
- a CDS encoding SRPBCC family protein; amino-acid sequence: MTDPHTANDVELRTSRRLPASPEEVFDAYTDAEKQKIWFSILDEEPGIVEIKVDLRVGGQQTAVWGPSVDMLFRETQTFLEIDRPHRLVTESVGTSPDGQTMTTRITVTFEADGDATLMSVHQTGFPAPEVRDFFASEVWIGALDRLAAYLGGNKPRSIR
- a CDS encoding ArsR/SmtB family transcription factor, yielding MTLTHMVQRAMLHHMVQQADLDRVFKALSDPTRRAVLESLGRGPATVTELAEPFGVSITAIKKHLHVLEEAGLVSTEKIGRSRHCRLGAERLDDAMSWISSYQRLWERRLDGLDTYFTLLKGTER
- a CDS encoding helix-turn-helix transcriptional regulator; translated protein: MEDDLQEQLDRAREQYAAGAVAEAVRSCVAVVESCTKSTDPSLVAAAATLVRRPVDPLLRARVHALASEALALLTSVGPAGQGEAARVVAQVEATRDVFRAKDLVEVEAGFDAELEFIEIQARVAALQDPLRAADRLALARRAVTLGLTASDREMQAWGRLWSMDVHAANGQRVELLGELAALTVLAERLGPAWQSRVLLVRASQALLDGRFNDVVRLAEDAARVGGEHSDAAFLRLPFTFEAARHQGAVKEVLEGVQEQVEHLPYVARTWLCVALKSAGLRAEAADEWHGLAAHVAAVPVEAPEFLMAITDAADVCAWLGDEANAAKLYAALLPYEHQHVVPHAHAPYQGPVALVLGRLARVLGDLTAAEQHLRAALAMAEEIHALPSKAYVLAELAAVEPTRSRARREHAHGALELARRLGMAPLLDQLDALLGASEQDPVLTPREAEVTALVAQGMSNAAIARRLTLSERTVENHISRILSKLNLTSRTDLALWHERR